A stretch of Brachyspira suanatina DNA encodes these proteins:
- a CDS encoding lysophospholipid acyltransferase family protein, with translation MAYKSPKVIMLEYIPLRILMEIIAFMPYIIVILFAKLIGTLMYYFVPSARKVALINLKQAFPEKSFHERKIIAKRSMKSMIMTFAEFIKSSRMSNDKILKRITIEGQDKFDEAMNKKKRGIIAITGHIGNWEYIAFYFAIKGYNPGVIFRPLDNPKLDAYMRSWREKRGMKCISRWGDLREIFQVLNNNSPVAFLCDQNYLDGIFVNFFGYPCATAVGPVAIAMKTGSPIAILYNLPDRYGHHKIIVHDIMYIEEKETKEETIKHNVQRYTKKLEEIISKHPENWLWVHPRWNTRPKGEPEIFYKHNNYK, from the coding sequence TTGGCTTATAAATCCCCAAAGGTTATAATGCTTGAATATATTCCGCTTCGTATATTAATGGAAATAATTGCATTTATGCCTTATATTATAGTTATATTATTTGCTAAGTTAATAGGTACTTTAATGTACTATTTCGTACCAAGTGCAAGAAAAGTTGCTTTGATTAATTTAAAGCAGGCATTCCCAGAAAAAAGTTTTCATGAAAGGAAAATAATTGCAAAAAGATCTATGAAATCTATGATAATGACTTTTGCCGAATTCATAAAATCATCAAGAATGTCTAATGATAAAATATTAAAAAGAATAACGATAGAAGGTCAGGACAAATTTGATGAAGCTATGAACAAGAAAAAAAGAGGAATCATAGCAATTACAGGACATATAGGAAACTGGGAATATATAGCATTTTATTTTGCTATTAAAGGATATAATCCTGGAGTAATATTCAGACCATTAGACAATCCTAAACTTGATGCATATATGCGTTCTTGGAGAGAAAAGAGAGGAATGAAATGTATATCAAGATGGGGAGATTTAAGAGAAATATTTCAAGTATTAAATAATAATAGCCCTGTTGCTTTCTTATGTGATCAAAATTATTTAGATGGAATTTTTGTTAATTTTTTTGGATATCCATGTGCCACAGCAGTAGGTCCTGTTGCTATTGCTATGAAAACAGGCTCCCCAATTGCTATACTTTATAATCTTCCAGACAGATATGGACATCATAAAATCATAGTTCATGATATAATGTATATAGAAGAAAAAGAGACTAAAGAAGAAACAATAAAGCATAATGTTCAAAGATATACAAAAAAATTGGAGGAAATAATATCAAAACATCCTGAGAATTGGCTTTGGGTTCATCCTAGATGGAATACAAGACCAAAAGGAGAACCTGAAATTTTTTACAAACATAATAATTATAAATAG
- a CDS encoding DegQ family serine endoprotease yields the protein MEQKKRSFMFFLNLGLTFTLVGIIISFFIFSYEKNYKKDEFLVHAQAAPEKTSFTGSLDGALAVENAIRDVVDKNMPAVVNISTEIEAGQTEEDRYADEFFRFFFGDQMPRQKRSQKSLGSGFIINEEGYVLSNYHVVKGATKIMITLYGEEGELPAKLIGYDEAYDLALLKIEANNRTFPYVALGDSDAIEPGEFAIAIGNPYGLNNTVTFGIVSAKGRSDVGANKYQRYIQTDVAINPGNSGGPLFNIHGQVIGINTLIYSTSGGSIGIGFATPINLATSVMTDLKENGRVTRGYLGIYLQDIDENLSRGLNVKQNSGVYVSEVVPDSPAAKGGLQDGDIIIEYDGEKMTKSGDLFNKVATTKVGKEVNVKYLRNGRERSTKITIEARVEDEEVVPTRQSQNNSQGSTRSWMGLDVSNITPEISQRLQIRSNERGVVVLNMTQNSKAYQYGLRPGDVIKAINGITISNTDDYDNFVKSYGNDKSFTITIKRARMTYVIIIE from the coding sequence ATGGAGCAAAAAAAACGTTCATTTATGTTCTTTTTAAACCTTGGGCTTACATTTACTTTGGTTGGTATAATTATTTCGTTTTTCATATTTTCTTATGAAAAAAACTATAAAAAAGACGAGTTCTTGGTTCATGCACAAGCAGCACCTGAAAAAACATCTTTTACAGGTTCTTTAGATGGTGCTTTAGCTGTTGAAAATGCTATAAGAGATGTTGTTGATAAAAATATGCCTGCTGTAGTTAATATATCTACTGAAATAGAAGCAGGACAAACTGAAGAAGATAGATATGCTGATGAATTCTTTAGATTTTTCTTTGGCGATCAAATGCCTAGACAAAAAAGAAGTCAGAAATCTTTAGGAAGCGGTTTCATAATCAATGAAGAAGGATATGTACTTTCCAATTACCATGTTGTGAAAGGTGCTACTAAAATTATGATTACACTTTATGGAGAAGAAGGAGAACTTCCTGCAAAACTTATAGGATATGATGAGGCTTATGACTTGGCATTATTAAAAATAGAAGCAAATAACAGAACTTTTCCTTATGTTGCTTTAGGAGATAGCGATGCTATAGAACCTGGAGAATTTGCTATTGCTATAGGAAACCCTTACGGACTTAATAATACAGTTACTTTCGGTATTGTAAGTGCTAAAGGAAGAAGCGATGTTGGTGCAAATAAATATCAAAGATATATACAGACTGATGTTGCTATAAACCCTGGTAACTCTGGAGGGCCTTTATTTAATATCCATGGTCAGGTTATAGGAATAAATACATTAATATATTCTACTTCAGGAGGAAGCATAGGTATAGGATTTGCTACTCCTATTAATCTAGCTACTTCAGTAATGACTGACTTAAAAGAAAATGGAAGAGTGACAAGAGGATATTTAGGTATATATTTACAAGACATTGATGAAAATCTTTCAAGAGGTTTAAATGTTAAGCAAAACAGTGGAGTATATGTAAGTGAAGTTGTACCTGATTCACCTGCTGCAAAAGGAGGTTTACAGGACGGAGATATTATAATAGAGTATGACGGCGAAAAAATGACTAAATCAGGAGATTTATTCAATAAAGTAGCTACTACTAAAGTAGGAAAAGAGGTTAATGTTAAATATTTAAGAAACGGAAGAGAAAGAAGTACTAAAATCACTATAGAAGCTAGAGTTGAAGATGAGGAAGTTGTTCCTACAAGACAATCTCAGAATAATTCACAAGGCAGTACTCGTTCTTGGATGGGATTAGATGTTTCTAATATCACTCCTGAAATATCTCAAAGACTTCAGATAAGAAGCAATGAGAGAGGTGTTGTAGTTCTTAATATGACTCAGAACTCAAAAGCCTATCAATACGGACTTAGACCTGGAGATGTTATCAAAGCTATTAACGGCATAACAATATCAAATACTGATGATTATGACAACTTTGTAAAATCTTATGGTAATGATAAGTCTTTTACAATAACTATAAAACGAGCAAGAATGACTTATGTTATAATTATAGAATAG
- the alaS gene encoding alanine--tRNA ligase produces MTHLELREKFKEFFKSKKHAIEKSSSLIPIDDPSLLFTTAGMLQFKPYYAGIKKAPYSRVATIQKCFRLSDLENIGKTARHHTFFEMFGNFCFMGDYFKKEAIEFAWEFSTQVIKLPIERIYVSIYEKDDDAFKIWNEHIGVPKEKIVRLGKKDNFWGPAGDSGACGPCSELYIDMGEEKGCGKPDCFVGCDCERYLEFWNLVFNEFFQDTEGNLSPLPNVGIDTGMGLERLCYITQGVESNYQTDVMKPIVDAIAKKLNVKYDDKNKTKINLIADHLRALVFVISEGCTPSNEGRGYVLRRLLRRALKTASDLGHKGSFLNEITSSVVNVYKEIYDYLPKEEENVKRILKDEENKFINTISAGMNKLYAVMEENKDSKVISGKDAFMLFDTYGLPIDITEEEASDHGFTVDKAGFEEAMEEQKKRSRGAGEDKRSKFGYVENYETKYVGEETDNLINGVNAKIVAVYEDNAKKDKTSSSNAVIITDVSPFYGEMGGQIGDNGYIENSKKEIIKIIDTQKKENTIIHIADCSSHSLSVGEEIKLFVNFDRRCAIRKNHTATHILQKVLELTLGSHVNQAGSFVNDEYLRFDFTHPDSISEDTLISIENQVNEVVFKSMPAVIKYMPKEEAIACGAKALFGEKYPDTVRILDIGNGFSVELCGGSHLTNTSEVGFFHIVSEGSVASGVRRIEAITGLKAANEASKLFSKVKNLAHILNASKTDELTVRAESLQNEVKKLQKEIKQLKTSGASAVSFMDNFEDLKGIKFYNLEFNEDIKEVRLYADTIKERVKDSIAVMISKTDSSNSILVQITGNALKEKKLSANNIIKDIIAAAGGRGGGKDTFAQGSIENIEKAKEEINKLKSKWL; encoded by the coding sequence ATGACACATTTAGAATTGAGAGAAAAATTTAAAGAGTTTTTTAAAAGTAAAAAGCATGCTATAGAAAAATCATCATCTCTTATACCAATAGATGACCCTAGCCTATTATTTACAACAGCGGGAATGTTACAATTCAAACCTTATTATGCCGGTATAAAAAAAGCACCATATTCAAGAGTGGCTACTATACAAAAATGTTTCAGACTTTCTGACTTAGAAAATATAGGAAAAACAGCAAGACACCATACATTCTTTGAGATGTTCGGTAATTTCTGTTTTATGGGCGATTATTTCAAAAAAGAAGCTATAGAATTTGCTTGGGAATTTTCTACTCAAGTTATTAAACTTCCTATTGAAAGAATATATGTTTCTATTTATGAAAAAGACGATGATGCTTTTAAAATTTGGAATGAACATATTGGAGTACCAAAAGAAAAGATAGTAAGACTTGGAAAGAAAGATAATTTCTGGGGACCTGCTGGAGATTCAGGAGCTTGCGGACCTTGCAGTGAGCTTTATATTGATATGGGAGAAGAGAAAGGATGCGGAAAGCCTGATTGTTTTGTTGGATGCGATTGCGAAAGATATTTAGAGTTCTGGAATTTAGTATTCAATGAATTTTTCCAAGATACTGAAGGAAATTTATCTCCTCTTCCAAATGTTGGTATAGATACAGGAATGGGACTTGAAAGATTATGCTATATTACTCAAGGCGTAGAAAGCAATTATCAAACTGATGTAATGAAGCCTATAGTTGATGCTATAGCTAAAAAATTGAATGTTAAATATGATGATAAAAATAAAACTAAAATCAATTTAATAGCAGATCACTTAAGAGCATTAGTATTCGTAATATCTGAAGGCTGTACTCCTTCTAATGAGGGAAGAGGCTATGTACTTAGAAGACTTTTAAGAAGAGCTTTGAAAACTGCAAGCGATTTAGGACATAAAGGTTCTTTCTTAAATGAAATTACATCATCTGTAGTTAATGTATATAAAGAAATATATGATTATCTTCCTAAAGAAGAAGAAAATGTAAAAAGAATATTAAAAGATGAAGAAAATAAATTTATTAATACAATATCTGCCGGTATGAATAAACTTTATGCTGTAATGGAAGAAAATAAAGACAGCAAAGTAATATCAGGTAAAGATGCTTTCATGCTATTTGATACTTACGGACTTCCTATAGACATAACAGAAGAAGAAGCATCAGATCATGGCTTTACAGTTGATAAGGCTGGATTTGAAGAGGCTATGGAAGAGCAAAAGAAAAGAAGCAGAGGAGCAGGAGAAGATAAAAGATCTAAATTCGGATATGTTGAAAATTATGAAACTAAATATGTCGGAGAAGAAACTGATAATCTTATAAACGGAGTTAATGCAAAAATAGTTGCTGTATATGAAGATAATGCAAAAAAAGATAAAACATCATCTTCAAATGCTGTTATCATCACAGATGTTTCACCTTTCTACGGAGAAATGGGCGGACAGATTGGAGATAATGGATATATAGAAAACAGCAAAAAAGAAATAATAAAAATTATAGATACTCAAAAGAAAGAAAATACTATTATACATATAGCAGACTGCAGCAGTCATTCTTTAAGTGTAGGAGAAGAAATAAAGTTATTTGTTAATTTCGACAGAAGATGTGCTATAAGAAAAAATCATACAGCTACTCATATACTTCAAAAGGTATTAGAGCTTACATTAGGAAGCCATGTTAATCAGGCTGGAAGTTTTGTAAATGATGAATATTTGAGATTTGACTTTACTCATCCTGATTCAATTTCTGAAGATACATTAATAAGTATAGAAAATCAGGTTAATGAGGTTGTATTCAAATCAATGCCTGCTGTTATAAAATATATGCCTAAAGAAGAGGCTATTGCCTGCGGTGCTAAGGCTTTATTTGGGGAAAAATATCCCGATACTGTAAGAATATTAGATATAGGAAATGGTTTTTCAGTAGAACTTTGCGGAGGAAGCCATTTGACAAATACATCAGAAGTTGGTTTTTTCCATATAGTGAGTGAAGGTTCTGTAGCTAGCGGAGTAAGAAGAATAGAAGCTATCACAGGATTAAAAGCTGCTAATGAAGCTAGTAAATTATTTAGTAAAGTGAAAAATTTAGCACATATACTTAATGCTTCAAAAACAGATGAACTTACTGTAAGAGCCGAAAGTCTTCAAAATGAAGTAAAAAAATTACAGAAAGAAATTAAACAGCTTAAAACTTCAGGTGCTTCTGCTGTTTCATTTATGGATAATTTTGAAGATTTGAAAGGAATTAAATTCTATAATTTAGAGTTTAATGAAGATATTAAAGAAGTTAGGCTATATGCTGATACTATAAAAGAGAGAGTAAAAGACAGTATTGCTGTAATGATAAGCAAAACTGATTCTTCCAACTCTATACTTGTACAGATAACAGGTAATGCATTAAAAGAAAAGAAATTATCAGCTAATAATATAATAAAAGATATTATTGCTGCTGCAGGAGGACGCGGAGGCGGAAAAGATACTTTCGCTCAGGGTTCTATAGAAAATATAGAAAAAGCTAAAGAAGAAATTAATAAATTAAAGAGTAAATGGTTATAA
- a CDS encoding HEAT repeat domain-containing protein has product MKKKIIIFIFIVSSMLIISCSAKDVTLRRIEDVHKAEQKLAKNPDDEETILEVLNAAQNGGREVRAEAIWVLGKIEADIAYSDFLRASVEDPDFNVRCLAVLGLGKLEANNPEAIDRIKRAISDTDLQVQIEGLKVAGRINAKELLNSILDSLSSKNKWVRMAAVEALKDYDDVRVDRSLNLLASTDKDYAVRSTINQVIEYRKNKKNTPAEEEEVKETASAE; this is encoded by the coding sequence ATGAAGAAAAAGATTATAATTTTCATATTTATAGTAAGTTCTATGCTTATTATTTCATGCTCTGCCAAGGATGTTACATTAAGAAGAATCGAAGATGTACATAAAGCAGAGCAAAAACTTGCTAAAAACCCTGATGATGAAGAAACTATATTAGAAGTACTCAATGCTGCTCAAAATGGAGGCAGAGAAGTACGTGCTGAAGCTATATGGGTACTTGGAAAAATAGAAGCAGATATTGCATACAGTGATTTTCTACGTGCTAGTGTTGAAGATCCTGATTTTAATGTGAGATGTTTAGCCGTTTTGGGACTAGGTAAATTAGAAGCAAATAATCCTGAAGCTATCGATAGAATAAAAAGAGCTATATCTGATACTGATTTGCAGGTTCAGATAGAAGGTCTTAAAGTAGCTGGAAGAATAAATGCTAAAGAGCTTTTAAACTCTATACTAGATAGTCTATCAAGTAAAAATAAATGGGTGAGAATGGCTGCTGTTGAGGCTTTAAAAGATTATGATGATGTTAGAGTTGATAGATCCTTAAATCTATTGGCTTCTACAGATAAAGATTATGCAGTAAGATCTACTATTAATCAGGTAATAGAGTATAGAAAAAATAAGAAAAATACTCCGGCAGAAGAAGAGGAAGTAAAAGAAACAGCATCAGCAGAATAA
- a CDS encoding C-GCAxxG-C-C family (seleno)protein: MTLYEYLYSGFGKAEDLNCAEKMLYGANKVYELGINRNDLKLAAGFGGGMAVGITCGILTGGIMAFAKAFIEDRGHEGTLLKEIEAEYINKFNDKMNSINCDYLVEHYRDEEKGCDYLIFEAAKIFDELMEKYKDYRKN; encoded by the coding sequence ATGACATTATATGAATATTTATATTCAGGATTTGGTAAAGCAGAAGATTTAAATTGTGCTGAGAAAATGCTTTACGGAGCTAATAAAGTTTATGAACTTGGTATAAATAGAAATGATTTGAAATTGGCAGCAGGTTTCGGAGGCGGAATGGCTGTTGGTATAACTTGCGGTATATTAACAGGAGGAATAATGGCTTTTGCTAAGGCTTTTATAGAAGATAGAGGACATGAAGGCACTCTTTTAAAAGAAATAGAAGCAGAATATATAAATAAGTTTAATGATAAAATGAATAGTATTAATTGCGATTATTTGGTAGAACATTACAGAGATGAAGAAAAAGGATGCGATTATTTAATATTTGAAGCTGCTAAAATATTCGATGAATTAATGGAAAAATATAAGGATTATAGAAAAAATTAA
- a CDS encoding beta-ketoacyl-ACP synthase III: MKASIKYLSSYLPENVMTNYDLEKKLDTNNDWIVSRTGIEERRIADKKESTGDMAVKAVSKLKDKGAVIEDADAVIVATSTKSYTFPSTAGLVQKAFNIKNSCLAFDISAACSGYIYALNTASSLIESGECKKVLIVAAEKCSDILNWEDRTTAILFGDGVSSALLEASSDDSKGIISTDIGAESNDEILIVKGGGSVNPITEENVEDNTNTISMAGTEVFKKAVKTFDETINKTVKNADLELKDLSLIITHQANTRIMNAVAKTLGLNDDKFYINIQKYGNTSAASVGIAFTEAFESNAIKEGDYVLLTAFGAGLTWGSTLIKF; encoded by the coding sequence ATGAAAGCTAGTATTAAATATTTATCATCATATTTACCTGAAAATGTAATGACTAATTATGATTTAGAAAAGAAATTAGATACTAATAATGATTGGATAGTATCAAGAACAGGAATAGAAGAGAGAAGAATAGCTGATAAAAAAGAAAGTACAGGAGATATGGCTGTTAAGGCTGTATCAAAATTAAAAGATAAAGGTGCAGTAATAGAAGATGCTGATGCTGTAATAGTAGCCACTTCAACAAAATCATATACATTTCCATCTACTGCAGGACTTGTTCAAAAGGCATTTAATATAAAGAATTCATGTCTTGCATTTGATATATCTGCTGCTTGTTCCGGATATATATATGCTTTAAATACAGCTTCTTCACTTATAGAAAGCGGGGAATGTAAGAAAGTTTTGATAGTTGCTGCTGAAAAATGCTCTGATATACTTAATTGGGAGGATAGAACAACTGCCATATTATTCGGAGATGGTGTAAGCAGTGCTTTATTAGAGGCTTCTTCAGATGATTCTAAAGGCATTATTTCAACAGATATAGGTGCTGAATCTAATGATGAAATACTTATAGTAAAGGGTGGGGGAAGTGTTAATCCTATTACAGAGGAGAATGTTGAAGATAATACCAATACTATAAGTATGGCAGGTACTGAAGTGTTTAAAAAGGCTGTAAAAACTTTCGATGAAACTATTAATAAAACAGTAAAAAATGCTGATTTAGAGTTAAAAGATTTATCACTTATAATAACTCATCAGGCTAATACTAGAATAATGAATGCAGTTGCAAAGACTTTAGGCTTGAATGATGATAAATTTTATATTAATATACAAAAGTATGGTAATACATCTGCAGCAAGTGTAGGTATAGCGTTTACAGAGGCTTTTGAATCTAATGCTATAAAAGAAGGAGATTATGTTCTTCTTACTGCTTTCGGAGCCGGTCTTACTTGGGGTTCTACTTTAATTAAATTTTAA
- a CDS encoding queuosine precursor transporter, with protein MEKEENFSISFITILIICSYIACQMISNIASVKIANVLNLAVDGGTFLYPLAFTIRDMAHKTIGKKNTQKLIIVSAIINIFSPIYFYIVSQIPADASWEFNEAFQLTLSPVLRIAIASIVGSTLSELVDTEIYHLFVTKITKKHQWLRVLISNAFSIPVDNLVFVAIAFWGALPFDALVGIFIFNFIVKYAVTVISVPMIYLVKDKNI; from the coding sequence ATGGAAAAAGAAGAAAATTTTAGTATTTCATTTATTACTATACTGATTATTTGTTCTTATATAGCTTGCCAAATGATATCAAATATAGCAAGTGTTAAGATAGCTAATGTTTTAAATCTAGCTGTTGATGGCGGTACATTTTTATATCCTTTAGCTTTTACAATTAGGGATATGGCGCATAAAACTATAGGGAAGAAAAACACTCAAAAACTTATAATAGTGTCAGCAATTATTAATATTTTTTCACCTATATATTTTTATATAGTGTCTCAAATACCAGCAGATGCTAGCTGGGAGTTTAATGAGGCTTTTCAATTGACATTAAGCCCTGTTTTAAGAATAGCAATAGCATCTATAGTAGGTTCTACATTATCAGAACTTGTTGACACAGAGATATATCATCTTTTTGTAACCAAGATAACAAAGAAACATCAATGGCTTAGAGTATTAATAAGTAATGCTTTCAGTATACCTGTAGATAATTTGGTATTTGTTGCTATAGCGTTCTGGGGAGCTTTGCCTTTTGATGCTTTAGTAGGAATATTTATATTTAATTTCATAGTAAAATATGCTGTTACAGTGATAAGCGTTCCTATGATATATTTAGTAAAAGATAAAAATATATAA
- a CDS encoding tetratricopeptide repeat protein, with protein sequence MVYIILSAIVLLILIIILIKRIFNNKKTLSPKYVKKQIEELTKKINEDEKDYVSLYQLAKLKEQIGEIEESLKIYEKLMQLSFFKEKEELEICQKLESFYENFDKNDEAFKYTLKIARLDSNNMPCNIKAGTTLCNEGYYILACDYFNKAILNKNEFDTDNLKAAAFSFFKTKDYKKSIVFLEELQKRLAKENDKDIDNINKTLISMYMLSDELNIARGFIEQIIINKHINNQLYMDRIYLHILYKVLDNEKFRELYDNLYKKYNISNPNKKISDLILDYSFYSYFLRDISLSKRLFEIINELKLTELNNYNFDLIIKYLSDISKATEQLNKLRNLMKLDNSKNDNYEKYVEKEDIQNWERAVDLWEGSFIDISYLASLITIKNNINIKKILDELKINDNNSNNEISLKIVQKVDHIYNMNMIDFKKLCQNLIRTKLSYSIIQEYTDAASKSDYGDEVNYITYNTKGNKRDTTLISFKRWKKIEIGELLIRDFQMMINESGAKNGILIVPVTLSNSAKSYVSYNDKITVYSRNQFNNLLKDEKL encoded by the coding sequence ATGGTATATATTATATTATCAGCAATAGTATTATTAATTTTAATTATTATTCTTATAAAAAGAATTTTCAATAACAAGAAAACTTTATCGCCAAAATATGTAAAAAAGCAAATAGAAGAATTGACAAAAAAAATTAATGAAGATGAAAAAGATTATGTATCTCTTTACCAATTAGCAAAACTTAAAGAACAGATAGGCGAAATAGAAGAATCATTAAAAATATACGAAAAATTGATGCAGCTTTCTTTCTTTAAAGAAAAAGAAGAATTAGAAATATGTCAAAAACTCGAAAGCTTTTATGAAAATTTTGATAAAAATGATGAAGCTTTCAAATATACTCTAAAAATTGCCAGATTAGATTCCAATAATATGCCTTGTAATATTAAAGCAGGAACTACTCTTTGTAATGAAGGATATTATATACTTGCCTGCGATTATTTTAATAAAGCTATATTAAACAAAAATGAATTTGATACAGATAATCTTAAAGCAGCTGCTTTTAGTTTTTTTAAAACAAAAGATTATAAAAAATCTATTGTATTTTTAGAAGAACTTCAAAAAAGATTAGCAAAAGAAAATGATAAAGATATAGATAATATTAATAAAACTTTAATATCTATGTATATGCTTTCTGATGAATTAAATATAGCAAGAGGTTTTATAGAGCAGATTATAATCAATAAACATATTAATAATCAATTATATATGGATAGAATTTATTTGCATATATTGTATAAAGTTCTTGATAATGAAAAGTTTAGAGAATTATATGATAATCTATATAAAAAATATAATATATCAAACCCTAATAAAAAAATATCAGATTTAATATTAGACTATTCTTTCTACTCATATTTTTTAAGAGATATATCTTTATCAAAAAGATTATTTGAAATTATAAATGAGTTAAAATTAACTGAATTAAATAATTATAATTTTGATCTTATAATAAAATATTTATCAGATATAAGTAAAGCTACAGAGCAGCTTAATAAATTAAGAAATTTAATGAAATTGGATAATTCTAAAAATGATAATTATGAAAAATATGTAGAAAAAGAAGATATTCAAAATTGGGAGAGAGCTGTTGATTTATGGGAAGGTTCTTTTATAGATATAAGTTATTTGGCTTCTCTTATAACAATAAAAAATAATATAAATATTAAGAAAATATTAGATGAATTAAAAATAAATGATAATAACAGCAATAATGAAATAAGCTTAAAGATTGTTCAGAAAGTAGATCACATTTATAATATGAATATGATTGACTTTAAAAAATTATGTCAGAATTTAATACGCACAAAATTATCATATTCTATAATACAGGAATATACTGATGCTGCTTCTAAAAGTGATTACGGTGATGAGGTTAATTATATAACATACAATACTAAAGGAAATAAAAGAGATACCACTTTAATATCTTTCAAAAGATGGAAAAAAATTGAAATAGGAGAATTATTAATAAGAGATTTCCAAATGATGATTAATGAATCAGGAGCTAAAAACGGTATTTTAATAGTGCCTGTAACATTAAGTAATAGTGCTAAAAGCTATGTTTCATACAATGATAAAATAACAGTTTATTCAAGAAATCAATTTAATAATCTTCTTAAAGATGAAAAACTATAA
- a CDS encoding tetratricopeptide repeat protein, translated as MIKKSLAILIALLIVFTISCKKPSEGNIEDDYINEIEKEYQNSSSNDVVVETNNGVSDNIGNTSNNMSSAANNNNQAVNNKPSQNIPNIDNTDNTVTSSAAPVKKRPLKATIYNFYSPWTSQDDPLMIREIRVMIANKEYSQALNYINKLDFNNLPEDVDVGHLYQFKGIVHYFLAKELKSNNTIAKNHITSANECFKKVEGLTSIEKFKPLSLLWNGMLYQTYSSDKNELQEAIALFDRVITEYPRTRFANDAVFYKAVTMKKLGMPENEYNDLFLSIKRGGFVDTLVFSQVINDYVPANDLVDREMLK; from the coding sequence ATGATAAAGAAGTCTTTAGCAATATTAATAGCTTTATTGATAGTTTTTACAATATCATGTAAAAAACCGTCAGAAGGTAATATAGAAGATGATTATATCAATGAAATAGAAAAGGAATATCAAAATTCATCAAGTAATGATGTTGTTGTAGAAACTAATAATGGCGTTTCTGATAATATTGGAAATACATCAAATAATATGTCATCTGCAGCAAATAATAACAATCAAGCAGTAAATAATAAGCCTAGTCAAAATATTCCTAATATTGATAACACAGATAATACAGTGACATCATCTGCAGCACCTGTTAAGAAAAGACCATTAAAAGCTACTATATATAATTTCTATAGCCCTTGGACTTCTCAAGATGATCCTTTGATGATTAGAGAAATAAGAGTTATGATAGCAAATAAAGAATATAGTCAGGCTCTAAACTATATAAATAAATTAGATTTTAATAATTTACCTGAAGATGTTGATGTAGGGCATTTATATCAATTTAAAGGTATAGTTCATTATTTCCTTGCTAAAGAATTAAAATCTAATAATACTATAGCTAAAAATCATATTACTTCAGCTAATGAATGCTTTAAGAAAGTAGAAGGATTAACTTCCATAGAAAAATTTAAACCTCTTTCATTATTATGGAATGGTATGCTTTATCAAACTTACTCAAGTGATAAAAATGAACTTCAGGAAGCTATTGCTTTATTTGACAGAGTAATTACAGAATATCCTAGAACTAGATTTGCTAATGATGCTGTATTCTATAAAGCTGTAACTATGAAGAAATTAGGTATGCCTGAAAATGAATATAATGATCTTTTCCTTTCTATAAAAAGAGGCGGTTTTGTTGATACTTTAGTTTTCTCACAAGTAATAAATGACTATGTTCCTGCTAATGATTTAGTAGATAGAGAAATGTTAAAATAA